A window from Leptothermofonsia sichuanensis E412 encodes these proteins:
- a CDS encoding IS630 family transposase, whose product MIWKRTRHSHRGKQDPVEKAKKLADLERLQWAAAGDIDLFYLDESGFSLWMPVEYSYFFVGEQKRLEQTSRRGKRISILGLLQPLVSFVYGLVVGSFDSTRYITMMDEQARQAKLQLAQTGKIRVIVQDNSPTHTSKQMQAKWVEWETCGLYCFFLPKYCSELNPIEIEWHQLKTHELRGHMFEHELDLAYAVIDGVEARAQAAGYQAERFRFPSKLAHS is encoded by the coding sequence GTGATTTGGAAACGCACTCGTCACAGTCACCGAGGCAAGCAAGACCCAGTCGAAAAGGCGAAGAAACTGGCGGACTTGGAGAGGCTGCAATGGGCAGCAGCAGGAGACATCGACTTGTTTTATCTGGACGAATCGGGGTTTTCGCTGTGGATGCCCGTCGAGTATAGCTATTTCTTTGTGGGAGAACAGAAGCGCCTTGAACAAACCTCACGGCGAGGCAAACGGATTAGCATTTTGGGATTGTTGCAACCCTTGGTAAGTTTCGTCTATGGCTTGGTGGTGGGCAGTTTCGATAGCACTCGCTACATCACGATGATGGATGAACAGGCTCGGCAAGCCAAACTCCAATTGGCACAAACGGGCAAGATCCGGGTCATCGTTCAAGATAACAGCCCCACTCATACCAGCAAACAGATGCAGGCGAAATGGGTAGAGTGGGAAACTTGCGGACTGTATTGCTTTTTCTTACCGAAATACTGCTCCGAACTCAATCCGATTGAAATCGAGTGGCATCAGTTAAAAACGCACGAATTGCGAGGACATATGTTTGAACATGAACTGGACTTAGCCTATGCCGTCATTGATGGGGTCGAGGCCAGAGCGCAAGCGGCAGGGTATCAAGCTGAACGATTCCGATTTCCCTCGAAATTGGCTCATTCATGA
- a CDS encoding C40 family peptidase — protein sequence MQYRCQINLNLYDSPALERLATQAAAGRYLRIESLSSGETKKPDQPLEAILVCLCEDDYPGWLAVHDIEHLEVADSAYRPALLSETEIRARIPAAIAFARTAMTHPNEYLWGGTIGPNFDCSGLVQTAFASAGIWLPRDAYQQEAFVQAIALDQILPGDLIFFGPPTKATHVGIYLGDDYYIHSSGKDQGRNGIGIDRLSGGNDPISQKYQSQLRGAGRVVAGYRGERLSGISC from the coding sequence ATGCAGTACCGCTGTCAGATTAATCTAAACCTCTATGACTCCCCTGCGCTGGAACGGTTGGCAACCCAGGCCGCCGCAGGACGATACCTGCGAATTGAGTCCCTCTCCTCAGGAGAGACCAAAAAACCTGATCAGCCCCTGGAAGCTATTCTGGTCTGCCTGTGCGAGGATGACTATCCGGGCTGGCTGGCAGTCCATGACATAGAACACCTGGAGGTCGCCGATTCTGCTTATAGACCTGCCCTGCTTTCAGAAACAGAGATTCGCGCCCGGATACCTGCCGCGATCGCCTTTGCCCGGACTGCCATGACCCATCCCAACGAATACCTTTGGGGTGGCACCATAGGTCCCAATTTCGACTGTTCTGGCCTGGTCCAAACGGCTTTTGCCTCGGCAGGTATCTGGTTACCACGGGATGCCTATCAGCAAGAGGCGTTTGTGCAAGCGATCGCCCTTGACCAGATCCTACCTGGGGATCTGATCTTCTTTGGTCCCCCGACAAAAGCTACCCATGTGGGCATCTATCTGGGGGATGACTATTACATTCACAGTTCTGGTAAAGACCAGGGACGCAACGGCATCGGCATTGACCGCCTCTCTGGCGGCAACGACCCCATCAGTCAGAAGTACCAGTCTCAGTTGCGGGGAGCAGGGCGGGTGGTTGCTGGTTATAGAGGGGAAAGGTTGTCAGGTATTAGTTGTTAG
- a CDS encoding HNH endonuclease: MQPASGAYEYCLIYQIFSIDSPEVDQEIALMHGGQTTSGNLVLTCLPCNHHKGSECVLLALSDQMPRLNYESLSRSQHSSPPRE; encoded by the coding sequence ATCCAGCCAGCATCCGGGGCTTACGAATATTGCCTGATTTACCAAATCTTCTCCATCGACAGCCCTGAGGTTGATCAGGAGATCGCCCTCATGCATGGTGGACAGACCACTTCAGGAAATCTGGTGCTGACTTGCTTACCCTGTAACCATCACAAAGGCTCAGAATGCGTTCTGCTGGCGTTGTCGGATCAAATGCCTCGGTTAAACTACGAAAGCCTGTCCCGATCGCAGCACTCTTCTCCACCGCGCGAGTAA
- a CDS encoding IS4 family transposase, whose protein sequence is MQQITEFRQVLQPLLGWHGARLAFVAQFLIALLRTRTVNLSELAASFCGSAQIPSNYKRLQRFFSDFDLDYAAIARAVVCLMGIPQPWVLAIDRTEWSFGGSVFNILTLGICHQGISFPVVFLMLDNRGNSNTQERIDLLNEFFTIFGEDVRLRCLTSDREFVGREWIGYLLEDEPIPFRGRIRETETLSDGSKALNGRVLFADLKAGETKILRKRRQVWGHWVYVVGLRLDTQELLILVTNHSPHSALKDYALRWNLETLFGAFKTRGFCLEATHFIDDYRVRKLFALLTLALCWVMRTGVWRQAHKTIQLKSHGRKAQSLFRYGLDYLHNLLVNLDHKLDEFLDNLKLVVF, encoded by the coding sequence ATGCAACAGATTACCGAATTTCGCCAAGTTTTGCAGCCCCTCCTCGGTTGGCATGGTGCGCGGCTGGCATTTGTGGCTCAATTTCTGATCGCCCTGCTACGAACCCGTACGGTGAATCTGAGCGAATTGGCTGCTAGCTTTTGTGGTTCCGCCCAAATTCCGTCGAACTACAAGCGTCTCCAGCGCTTCTTTAGCGACTTTGATCTCGATTATGCGGCGATTGCCCGTGCCGTGGTCTGCCTGATGGGGATCCCGCAGCCTTGGGTGCTCGCCATAGACCGCACCGAATGGAGCTTTGGCGGTAGCGTTTTCAACATTCTCACCCTGGGCATTTGCCATCAGGGTATTTCCTTTCCGGTGGTGTTTCTGATGCTGGACAACCGCGGCAATTCCAACACCCAAGAGCGCATCGATTTGCTCAACGAATTCTTCACGATTTTTGGCGAGGATGTCCGCCTGCGGTGCCTGACGAGCGACCGCGAATTTGTTGGGCGGGAGTGGATTGGCTATTTGCTCGAAGATGAGCCAATCCCGTTTCGGGGGCGGATTCGCGAAACTGAAACGCTCAGTGATGGCAGCAAAGCCCTGAATGGCCGCGTCCTCTTTGCCGATCTCAAAGCGGGTGAAACCAAGATTTTACGCAAACGCCGTCAAGTGTGGGGACATTGGGTGTATGTCGTTGGTCTGCGGCTTGACACCCAGGAATTACTGATTTTGGTCACCAACCATTCACCCCATTCAGCCCTCAAAGATTACGCCCTGCGGTGGAATTTAGAAACCCTGTTCGGTGCGTTCAAAACTCGGGGCTTCTGCCTCGAAGCGACCCATTTTATTGATGACTACCGAGTCCGCAAGCTCTTTGCGCTCCTCACATTGGCGTTATGTTGGGTGATGCGAACGGGGGTGTGGCGGCAGGCGCACAAAACGATTCAACTCAAGTCCCATGGGCGCAAAGCCCAGAGTCTATTCCGATATGGCTTAGATTACTTGCACAACCTACTCGTTAATCTTGACCATAAATTAGATGAGTTCTTGGACAATCTCAAACTGGTCGTGTTCTAG
- a CDS encoding transposase, translating to MLQRGEINLTRWLPYVPCRGVQAQSKQRRLSRWLHNSRLNVHRLYKPLIQAALAHWDEDCLYLSLDTSLFWDEYCLIRLAVVHRGRALPVVWRVLQHRSASVAFSDYREMLHQAAHRLPSGVKVVVLADRGFIHTEAMSAITAELGWHYRIRIKRNTWIWRAGHGWCQLKDIHLQRGEALCWHTVKLHKGEWYGPVHIAFGHNSLNGEFWAIVSDEPTHLRTFEEYGLRFDIEEAFLDGQSNGWNLQKSEIRSLCALSRLWFLLAVATLYVTAQGLEVVATGKRRWVDPHWFRGNSYFRIGWDWLKAALENGWPLIRHVCFTHNRDPEPAMASRKQHEQRTYRIEFKVHT from the coding sequence TTGCTCCAGCGCGGAGAAATCAACCTGACTCGCTGGCTGCCCTATGTGCCGTGTCGAGGGGTGCAGGCACAAAGCAAACAACGACGGCTAAGCCGCTGGCTGCACAACAGTCGCCTGAACGTCCATCGCCTGTACAAGCCCCTGATTCAAGCGGCATTAGCCCATTGGGATGAGGATTGTTTGTACCTGAGCTTGGACACCTCGCTGTTTTGGGATGAGTATTGCTTGATTCGCCTAGCGGTGGTGCATCGAGGCCGGGCGTTGCCTGTGGTCTGGCGGGTGCTCCAGCACCGCAGTGCGTCCGTCGCCTTCAGTGACTACCGGGAGATGCTCCACCAAGCCGCCCATCGCTTGCCGTCGGGGGTAAAGGTGGTCGTCTTAGCCGACCGGGGCTTCATTCACACCGAGGCCATGAGCGCCATAACCGCTGAACTCGGGTGGCACTACCGCATCCGCATCAAGCGTAATACTTGGATTTGGCGGGCGGGCCATGGATGGTGTCAATTGAAGGATATTCACCTTCAGCGCGGGGAGGCTCTCTGTTGGCACACCGTGAAGCTCCACAAAGGCGAGTGGTACGGGCCGGTGCATATCGCCTTTGGTCATAACAGCCTCAACGGCGAGTTTTGGGCCATCGTCAGCGATGAACCCACCCACCTGCGCACCTTCGAGGAATACGGCTTGCGCTTCGACATTGAGGAGGCGTTTCTCGATGGCCAATCCAACGGCTGGAATCTCCAGAAATCTGAAATTCGCTCCCTCTGCGCCCTATCCCGGCTTTGGTTCCTTTTGGCCGTCGCGACGCTCTACGTCACCGCTCAAGGTCTCGAGGTCGTCGCAACAGGCAAACGGCGATGGGTTGACCCCCATTGGTTTCGTGGCAATAGCTACTTCCGCATTGGATGGGATTGGCTGAAAGCCGCCCTAGAGAACGGGTGGCCACTCATCCGTCATGTCTGTTTCACTCATAACCGCGATCCTGAACCCGCGATGGCATCTCGCAAACAGCATGAGCAACGCACCTATCGAATCGAATTCAAAGTACACACGTAA
- a CDS encoding IS1 family transposase (programmed frameshift), with translation MRCPNCGSDDIMKNGTTRRGKQNYKCRDCGRQFVENPQWKPREKDSTAMIDRLLLEKIPLGGIARGLKLSESWLQGYVNQCYEEVPRQVQVTPKPKGALTVQMDELWSFVDDKGNKQWVWLALDTRTREIVGCPIGDRSKDSALALGQSMPGVYRQCAVIYTDYWDAYKAVLPSNRHYAVGKETGLTSYIERFNNTLRQRVSRLVRKTLSFSKKLDNHIAAIWNFIHHYNEQIRLQLSNC, from the exons CTGCGATGCCCCAACTGTGGCTCTGACGACATCATGAAAAATGGCACGACCCGGCGAGGCAAACAAAACTACAAATGCCGTGATTGTGGTCGCCAATTTGTCGAAAATCCTCAGTGGAAACCTCGGGAAAAAGACAGCACTGCCATGATTGACCGTCTGCTGTTAGAGAAGATTCCCCTGG GCGGGATCGCCCGTGGGCTGAAGTTGTCAGAGTCCTGGCTACAAGGCTATGTCAACCAATGCTACGAGGAGGTGCCCCGTCAGGTGCAGGTGACCCCTAAGCCCAAGGGAGCCTTAACAGTGCAAATGGATGAATTGTGGTCGTTTGTTGATGATAAAGGCAACAAGCAGTGGGTGTGGTTAGCGCTCGATACGCGAACCCGCGAGATTGTGGGTTGCCCCATTGGGGATCGTTCAAAAGACTCTGCTTTAGCCTTGGGGCAATCGATGCCGGGGGTGTATCGGCAATGTGCGGTGATTTACACCGACTATTGGGATGCTTATAAGGCTGTCCTACCAAGTAACCGGCATTATGCCGTTGGCAAAGAAACGGGTTTGACTAGCTACATCGAACGATTCAACAATACCTTAAGGCAACGGGTATCTCGATTAGTGCGAAAGACCCTATCATTTTCCAAGAAATTGGATAATCATATCGCTGCGATTTGGAATTTCATCCATCACTATAACGAACAGATCCGTCTGCAATTATCCAACTGTTGA
- a CDS encoding glycosyltransferase family 2 protein: MSISLHSEESPFQLVPSVSNPEVSVVVPIRDEFESLPHLMEAIATSLKDAHLSYEIICVDDGSTDGSTDLLKQLAASRTDLCAIILRRNYGQTAAMAAGFSHARGRAVVTMDGDLQNDPADMPRLLAKLDEGFDLVSGWRKDRQDAALTRLLPSRIANWLIGQVTGVKLHDYGCSLKAYRSELVADMNLYGELHRFLPALAFIEGARITEMPVRHHARIYGRSKYGLWRTFRVMMDMLTIWFMQKFLTKPMHVFGLFGLASLVVGLAIGGHLTFIKLFLGASIGNRPLLILCIVLLLAGVQLFSFGLLAELLMRTYHESQGRPIYRVREVVKPGSHPEPNGLP, from the coding sequence ATGAGTATTTCACTGCACTCTGAGGAAAGTCCGTTTCAGCTTGTTCCATCGGTGAGCAACCCTGAGGTATCGGTTGTGGTGCCCATTCGGGATGAGTTTGAGAGCCTGCCCCATTTAATGGAGGCGATCGCCACCAGCCTGAAGGATGCCCATCTTTCCTATGAGATCATCTGTGTTGATGATGGCTCTACGGATGGCTCTACGGATTTACTGAAGCAACTGGCAGCAAGTCGAACTGATCTGTGCGCTATTATTTTGCGCCGTAATTATGGTCAAACAGCCGCAATGGCAGCAGGGTTCAGCCATGCCAGAGGACGGGCAGTCGTTACGATGGATGGCGATTTGCAGAATGACCCGGCAGATATGCCCAGATTACTTGCCAAATTAGACGAAGGATTTGACCTAGTTAGCGGTTGGCGCAAAGACCGCCAGGATGCAGCCCTGACCCGACTGCTGCCCTCCAGGATTGCCAACTGGCTGATTGGGCAGGTAACCGGAGTGAAACTGCATGACTATGGCTGTTCGCTCAAGGCATACCGTTCAGAACTGGTGGCTGACATGAATCTCTATGGGGAGTTGCATCGCTTTTTACCGGCCCTGGCGTTTATTGAAGGTGCCCGCATTACTGAAATGCCAGTCCGTCACCATGCCCGCATTTATGGTCGGAGTAAATATGGGTTGTGGCGTACCTTTCGGGTGATGATGGATATGCTCACTATCTGGTTTATGCAGAAGTTTCTCACCAAACCCATGCATGTATTTGGGCTGTTTGGTCTGGCTTCTTTAGTGGTGGGACTGGCAATTGGTGGACATCTTACTTTTATCAAACTCTTTTTGGGAGCCAGTATTGGTAATCGTCCCCTGCTAATTTTATGTATTGTGCTGCTTCTGGCTGGCGTGCAGCTATTCAGTTTTGGTTTGCTGGCGGAGTTACTGATGCGAACCTACCATGAGTCCCAGGGACGACCCATTTATCGGGTGCGGGAAGTGGTGAAGCCCGGTAGTCATCCAGAACCCAACGGGCTTCCTTAA
- a CDS encoding amylo-alpha-1,6-glucosidase yields MNSLPKLAQPSAFVEGMTIETVEIDGKTFVPAEQLPIPEWPCVLSERPQPILTLKDDDLFLLTDTLGNIGGCMGDDRSASMGLFCKDTRFLSRLEVQIDGRSPILLSSTADKGFILSVLCTNPNIDHRIKAESIGIKRELVLNGGLFEEIEIANYSTSAVTFELSLSFDADFVDLFEVRGFGREKRGRLLRLLPPQENRAIADSDHPELETTSDHPEKVDAEMESPLPATPPDPSRTPPPIEHILAYQGLDGSLLESRIQFAHRQPDFMKGNTAIWQLHLESHETQILGYRLQMMNNGRSASTVTAPATLAQAKAAELMEEQTWRQQATRIRSDKNTFNQIIERAEQDIYLLRQSFGKGKALSAGVPWFSTLFGRDSIIAASQILMLDPQIARETLYILAQYQGKTEDEWRDEQPGKILHEIRFGEMARCQEIPHTPYYGTVDATPLWIMLYAEYFAWTADHETLENLWSNALAAMDWIDRTMKQTGYLSYFRKSKRGLDNQGWKDSGDCIVNRRGQLAHGAISLCEVQAYVYAAKIRLAQIARMKKRIDLADRWEEEARDLKMRFNRDFWMEDQDFCALALDGEGKQVDSITSNPGHCLSLGIFTPEKAYSVAERLRAPDMFNGWGIRTLSSLSPAYNPMGYHIGSVWPHDNALTAMGLRSLGLIDQALELAQGILDMTKRQPYHRPPELFCGYVRTDDSDPVQYPVACTPQAWATGSIFQLLHMMVNLVPDAPSNTLRIIDPALPESINYLSLHNLRVGPTLLDLEFERSGSITACRVSKKRGNLRVIIEA; encoded by the coding sequence GTGAATTCATTGCCCAAACTTGCCCAGCCATCTGCATTTGTGGAAGGAATGACCATAGAAACTGTTGAAATCGACGGCAAAACCTTTGTCCCTGCCGAGCAATTACCCATTCCAGAGTGGCCCTGTGTATTGAGCGAACGCCCTCAACCGATTCTGACGCTGAAAGATGATGACCTGTTTCTCTTGACCGATACGTTAGGCAACATTGGCGGTTGTATGGGGGATGACCGCAGTGCCAGTATGGGTCTGTTCTGCAAAGACACCCGCTTTCTCAGTCGGCTCGAAGTGCAGATTGATGGGCGATCGCCCATTCTGCTCAGCAGTACCGCCGATAAAGGGTTCATCCTCTCGGTGCTATGCACAAACCCCAATATTGACCATCGTATTAAAGCGGAATCGATTGGTATTAAGCGAGAACTGGTTCTGAATGGAGGACTGTTTGAGGAAATTGAAATCGCAAACTACAGCACCAGTGCAGTCACCTTTGAACTGAGCCTCAGCTTTGATGCAGATTTTGTCGATTTGTTTGAAGTCAGAGGATTTGGGCGAGAAAAACGAGGACGCCTGTTACGCCTGCTGCCGCCGCAGGAAAATAGGGCGATCGCCGATTCAGACCACCCAGAACTTGAAACAACGTCTGATCACCCTGAAAAAGTTGACGCTGAAATGGAGTCTCCCCTTCCAGCGACACCACCAGATCCCTCCAGAACCCCGCCTCCGATTGAACATATTCTTGCTTATCAGGGACTGGATGGTTCCCTGCTGGAGTCCCGAATTCAGTTTGCTCACCGTCAACCCGACTTCATGAAGGGGAATACAGCAATCTGGCAACTGCATCTGGAGTCCCATGAAACCCAGATTTTAGGGTATCGTCTCCAGATGATGAATAATGGACGGTCGGCTTCAACGGTCACAGCACCAGCAACCCTGGCCCAGGCAAAAGCAGCAGAACTGATGGAAGAGCAGACCTGGCGGCAACAGGCCACCCGGATTCGGTCTGACAAAAACACCTTCAACCAGATCATTGAACGGGCAGAGCAAGATATTTATCTGTTGCGACAATCGTTTGGTAAAGGTAAAGCGCTTTCAGCAGGTGTGCCCTGGTTTTCCACCCTGTTCGGGCGTGACTCCATCATTGCCGCCTCTCAGATCTTGATGCTGGATCCGCAAATTGCCCGCGAAACACTCTATATTCTGGCGCAATACCAGGGCAAAACAGAGGATGAATGGCGCGATGAACAACCGGGCAAAATTTTACACGAGATCCGCTTTGGCGAAATGGCCCGCTGTCAGGAAATTCCCCACACCCCCTACTACGGCACAGTAGATGCCACACCATTGTGGATTATGCTTTATGCCGAATATTTTGCCTGGACCGCAGACCACGAGACTTTAGAGAACCTCTGGAGTAATGCGCTGGCGGCGATGGACTGGATCGATCGCACGATGAAGCAAACAGGCTACCTCAGCTATTTCCGCAAATCTAAGCGAGGGCTGGATAATCAGGGATGGAAAGACTCTGGAGATTGCATTGTCAATCGTCGGGGGCAGTTGGCCCACGGTGCCATTTCCCTCTGCGAAGTGCAGGCCTACGTCTACGCGGCTAAGATTCGGTTGGCGCAAATTGCGCGGATGAAGAAGCGGATTGACCTGGCAGATCGCTGGGAAGAGGAAGCAAGGGACTTGAAGATGCGCTTTAATCGGGACTTCTGGATGGAAGACCAGGATTTTTGTGCCCTGGCCCTGGATGGCGAAGGCAAGCAGGTGGATAGTATTACGTCTAATCCCGGTCATTGTTTGAGTCTGGGCATCTTCACTCCAGAAAAGGCATATAGCGTGGCGGAGCGGTTACGTGCTCCCGATATGTTTAATGGCTGGGGAATTCGCACCTTGAGTAGCCTGTCGCCTGCCTACAATCCAATGGGTTATCACATTGGTTCGGTATGGCCCCATGACAATGCCCTGACAGCTATGGGACTGCGATCGCTGGGTCTGATTGATCAGGCCCTTGAACTGGCTCAGGGCATTCTGGACATGACCAAACGTCAACCCTACCACCGCCCACCAGAGCTGTTCTGCGGATATGTTCGCACGGATGACAGTGACCCGGTGCAGTATCCAGTTGCCTGTACTCCCCAGGCATGGGCAACTGGCAGCATCTTTCAACTGCTTCACATGATGGTTAATCTGGTACCCGATGCACCCAGCAACACCCTGCGCATCATTGATCCGGCATTGCCGGAAAGCATCAACTATTTGTCTTTACATAATCTGCGGGTTGGTCCGACCCTGCTGGATCTGGAATTTGAGCGATCGGGTTCCATTACAGCCTGTCGAGTGTCCAAGAAACGGGGTAACTTACGGGTGATTATTGAAGCATAA
- a CDS encoding site-specific integrase has product MGVSQKFLLKNPEVTMTDRPKMLLEVVQETLRRKHYSFRTEKTYLQWIKRYLLFHNKRHPREMGKAEIEAFLTQLAVQEHSSPFS; this is encoded by the coding sequence ATGGGAGTCAGCCAGAAATTTCTCTTAAAGAATCCTGAAGTAACTATGACTGACCGGCCCAAGATGTTGCTCGAAGTCGTTCAGGAGACTCTACGACGTAAGCACTACTCTTTTCGAACCGAAAAAACCTATCTCCAGTGGATTAAGCGCTACCTGCTCTTTCACAACAAACGTCATCCTAGGGAGATGGGGAAAGCAGAAATCGAGGCGTTCCTCACACAGTTGGCGGTTCAAGAGCACAGTAGTCCTTTTTCATAA
- a CDS encoding IS1 family transposase (programmed frameshift), which yields MVLEPIHCPVCDGIEVIKHGTTPDGKQRYFCQNSGCHRRTFILQYTYQGYLPEVKQQISDMAMNGSGIRDTARVLHISPTTVIEELKKDRQLKAVNELKLAELEPAQSIVKLCQWEDTEAEADEMWSFVQSKAQQRWLWHAIDHHSGKILAYVLATHQDEAFLQLKALLEPFGIMQFYTDGWGTYERQLDPSLHTVGKQNTQKIERKHLTLRTRLKRLARKTICFSKSILMHDIVIGLFINRYEFGFAI from the exons ATGGTATTAGAACCAATTCACTGCCCTGTGTGTGATGGGATTGAGGTGATCAAACACGGCACAACACCAGACGGCAAACAGCGCTACTTTTGTCAAAACTCAGGATGCCATCGGCGCACCTTTATTTTGCAATACACCTATCAAGGGTATCTGCCTGAAGTCAAGCAACAAATCAGCGATATGGCAATGAATGGGAGTGGGATTCGAGACACTGCCCGTGTCCTTCACATTAGTCCAACGACGGTGATTGAGGAATTA AAAAAAGATCGTCAACTCAAAGCCGTGAATGAACTCAAACTGGCTGAGTTGGAACCCGCTCAAAGCATCGTAAAGCTTTGCCAGTGGGAAGATACAGAGGCAGAAGCCGATGAAATGTGGAGTTTTGTCCAGTCTAAAGCCCAGCAACGTTGGTTATGGCATGCAATTGACCATCACAGTGGAAAAATATTAGCTTATGTGTTGGCGACGCATCAAGATGAAGCATTCCTCCAACTCAAAGCGTTATTAGAACCGTTTGGAATTATGCAGTTTTACACAGATGGTTGGGGAACCTATGAGCGGCAGCTTGACCCAAGTCTTCATACCGTTGGCAAACAGAACACGCAGAAGATTGAGCGTAAGCATTTGACTTTACGCACGCGCTTGAAGCGATTAGCTCGCAAAACTATTTGCTTTTCTAAGTCCATTCTGATGCATGACATTGTGATTGGGCTATTTATTAACCGTTATGAGTTTGGTTTTGCTATCTAA
- a CDS encoding IS630 family transposase: MSQYARQVIQEERPIRYFAQDESRFGLKTLIGRLITACGIKPIGQWLWLFKAFWLYGAVEPATGESFFLQFSHVDTACYQAFLEEFSKAYPDSLNILQVDNGRFHSSKDLVVPENVILLFQPAYCPELNPIERLWEYLKADLKWASFKTLEQLQAKVDQLLAQLTPEVIASITGYSFILNALSALNPI, encoded by the coding sequence TTGAGCCAGTATGCTCGGCAAGTCATCCAGGAGGAGCGTCCTATCCGTTATTTTGCTCAGGATGAAAGTCGCTTTGGACTCAAAACCCTGATTGGGCGCTTGATTACTGCTTGTGGTATCAAACCGATTGGGCAATGGCTATGGTTGTTCAAAGCGTTTTGGCTCTATGGGGCCGTCGAACCAGCAACCGGAGAGTCGTTTTTCTTGCAATTCTCCCATGTGGATACTGCTTGCTATCAAGCGTTCCTCGAGGAGTTCTCCAAAGCCTACCCCGATAGTCTCAACATTCTACAAGTGGATAACGGGCGTTTTCACAGCAGTAAAGATTTAGTGGTGCCAGAGAATGTGATTTTATTGTTTCAACCTGCTTACTGCCCAGAGTTAAATCCGATTGAAAGGTTGTGGGAATACCTCAAGGCAGATTTGAAGTGGGCTTCGTTCAAAACGCTAGAGCAACTCCAAGCGAAGGTCGATCAACTCCTGGCTCAATTGACTCCAGAAGTTATTGCTTCGATCACAGGATATTCCTTCATCCTGAATGCCCTATCTGCCCTGAACCCCATTTAA
- a CDS encoding COG3415 family protein produces MQYREGGVSAMLERKVSSGGVRKIPQWAEEALAKRLKNSEHGFASYGAVQQWLAEELGVEAEYHAVYQMTRYRLQAKLKVARPQNIKQDCERRESFKKTLQMTWSC; encoded by the coding sequence TTGCAGTATCGGGAAGGTGGGGTGAGTGCCATGCTGGAACGTAAAGTGTCGTCTGGCGGTGTCCGCAAGATTCCACAATGGGCGGAAGAGGCACTGGCTAAGCGATTAAAGAACTCGGAACATGGATTTGCCAGTTATGGAGCTGTGCAACAGTGGTTAGCGGAGGAGTTGGGTGTCGAAGCGGAGTATCATGCGGTATACCAAATGACGCGCTATCGCCTCCAAGCGAAGCTGAAAGTGGCTCGTCCGCAAAATATCAAGCAGGATTGTGAACGGCGCGAATCATTTAAAAAAACCTTGCAGATGACCTGGAGTTGTTGA
- a CDS encoding glycosyltransferase, with product MVISFAQPAVRDPKQKIAYAAGPFMLFHRFAYEQVGGHRAVAHEVAEDVALARAIKRHQL from the coding sequence ATGGTCATTTCGTTTGCTCAACCAGCAGTGCGTGACCCCAAGCAGAAAATTGCCTATGCTGCTGGACCATTTATGCTCTTTCACCGTTTTGCCTATGAGCAAGTGGGCGGACATCGAGCCGTCGCCCATGAAGTAGCTGAGGATGTCGCCCTGGCTCGCGCCATCAAACGCCATCAGTTGTAA
- a CDS encoding helix-turn-helix domain-containing protein: protein MGARLRVFLSAAEERTLFELRTATTVPQRVKDRAEVVRLSHQGMYVEKIATLFHWHERTVRETLGRWQAKGLGGLWDGPRPGAKRRWQAEDMEYLEACLRAEPHTYNSQQLAHKLASERNVELSADHLRQVLKKRG from the coding sequence ATGGGCGCCCGCTTACGAGTGTTTCTCAGTGCTGCTGAAGAGCGCACCTTGTTTGAGCTTCGTACCGCAACGACCGTTCCTCAGCGGGTGAAAGACCGAGCCGAAGTGGTGCGGTTGAGCCATCAAGGGATGTATGTGGAGAAAATTGCCACCTTGTTCCACTGGCATGAGCGAACGGTGCGAGAAACTTTGGGGCGTTGGCAAGCCAAGGGATTAGGGGGACTGTGGGATGGGCCCAGACCGGGCGCCAAACGACGGTGGCAAGCGGAGGACATGGAGTACTTGGAAGCGTGTTTACGAGCAGAACCGCACACCTACAATAGTCAGCAACTGGCCCACAAGTTAGCCAGTGAGCGGAACGTCGAGTTGAGTGCCGACCACCTCCGACAGGTGCTCAAAAAAAGGGGGTGA